The genomic DNA GATCTGGCGATTTCAAGGCGCAGCAAGCGAAGTTTCTCCCAAAGTTCATCCTGATACATTTCAGGGAGAATGGAATCCTTTTCTTTTTTAATGACTATCCTGCCTTTTTCGATGGTTATTTTTGCCTTTTTTCTGACAGGAACCGGGTCTCTGCGCAATTCAAATACCTTTTCTCCTCTGATCACCGGCCTGCACACGGGAGACAATTGGAAACCACCCTTTCCCCCGATGTCCACCTTCAGCATTCCGGCAGCAACAAGTTGGCGGAGTACGGATTTCCATTCGGTTTCTGTGAGTTCCTTGCCTATGCCGAATGTGGAGACCCTGTCGTGGCCGAAATGGCGGATCTTCTCGCTGTCCTTGCCGAGCAGTACGTCAATAATGTGAAGAGATCCGAACATCTGTCCTGTCCTGTAGACGCAGGACAAGGCCTTCTGGGCAACCAGCGTTCCATCCCATGTTTCTACTCTTCCTTCGCACACATCGCAGTTCCCGCAAGGTTGGGAACGTTCTTCCCCGAAATAATTCAATAATACCTGTCTGCGGCATTTTGTGGTCTCACAGTAGCCCAGCATGGCCTCCATCTTGGTCATCTGAATCCTTTTGAATTGCTCATCTCCCTCGGAGGTTTCGAGCATCTGCCTGAGAATAATTACATCTGCCAGGCTATAGATCATCCACGCATCGGCCTTTTCGCCGTCCCGGCCGGCACGACCTGTTTCCTGGTAATAGCTCTCCAGAGTTTTCGGCAGGTTGAGATGGGCCACAAAGCGGATATCAGGTTTATCAATGCCCATGCCGAAGGCTATGGTTGCAACCATTATCACTCCGTCATCCCGAAAAAACCGCCTCTGATTTCTAAACCGTGCCTTCCGGTCAAGGCCCGCGTGATAAGGGAGGGCAGTCAGGCCTTTGTCGGATAAGAATTTCGCGATCTCCTCCACTTTCTTTCTCGTCATGCAATAAATGATGCCTGAGTCGCCTGGATGCTCGGAGTTAAGGAATTCAAGAAGCTGGAGCTTCTCTTTTTGTTTTACCTCAACCCTGTAATTGATATTGGGACGGTCAAAACTCGATATGAAATGTCGGGCCTTTTCAAGATGCAGTTTTTCAATAATCTCTTTTCTGGTAATCTCATCTGCCGTAGCGGTGAGTGCTATGCGGGGAACACGGGGAAACTCCTCGGGAAGGATACTGAGCTTAAGGTATTCCGGTCTGAAATCATGTCCCCACTGAGAAACACAATGGGCCTCGTCTATAGCAAATAGCGCAATTTTCACCTGGCCGAGGAGCCGCATAAAGCTTTCGGTAACAAGCCTCTCCGGGGCAACATACAGGAGGTCGAGTTCACCGGAAAGCATTTTCCCTTCAATCACCGATGCTTCCTGATAATTCTGCGTGGAATTGAGAAACCCCGCTCTTACGCCAAGCTGTTGGATATTGTCTACCTGATCCTGCATTAACGCGATAAGAGGAGAAATTACGATGCATATTCCGGGACGTATCATTGCAGGGATTTGATAGCAGATTGATTTGCCGCTCCCGGTGGGCATAAGAGCAAAGGCGTCTTCGCCTGATACAAGACATTGGATAGCCTCTTCCTGATGTTCACGGAACGTATCGTACCCGAAGCAGGCACGCAATACTTCTTTTGGAGATAACTCGTTGTAAAAGGGCTTCACAGGTTCAGTCATGGACAGATATTTTCCTCAAAAATTGAGATATATAGCAACTTAAATATAGCCTGAAAAGGGCTGCAAATGTCAATAAGCTGCAGCCATCGGGACTCTTAAAAATACACGCAATGCGGAAAAAAGGGGCCGGAGATAACGGCCCCTTCTGCCTCAAATATAATATGGCTTACTATAGCAACATTCTCGCGTCTACAGCAAGAACACGATCCTCAAAGGCCATAACAGGATTGAGATCTATTTCCTTAATCGCCGGCAATTCACTAACCATTTGAGAAATACGCTGAATAATTTCTATGATTTTTTCCTCATCCACTCCTTTTTCTCCCCTTACGCCTTTGAGTAAGGGCGCCGCGTTCAGAGAGGAAAGCATTTCTTTAGCTCCTGAATCTGTAACAGGAGAGAGTTTAAAGGCTACGTCCTTAAATATCTCAACATAGATGCCGCCGATACCGAACATAATCAAATGTCCAAGGCCATCCTCAGCCTTTGCGCCTATAATAAATTCCTTGCCGCCGGGGATATATTTTTGAATAAAGAATTTCAGGTCAGGGGCTTTGAATTTCTTCGCCATCTCTTTTACTGCCGATGAAACAGTCGCTGCATCTTTTAAATCTACAACCACGCCGCCTTCATCGCTCTTCCTGATGATGGACTCCGAATCAGCCTTAACCACTACGGGAAATCCTATTTCATTGGCTGCTTTTTCGGCCTCTTCAGCGTTATCTGCCATTCTCCAGTCCGCGACAGGTATACCATAGGCATTCAGTATTCCGTACACATCCGATGCGGGCAGTACTTTGCATCCGGAATTTTTTGCATTTGTAAGAATTTCCTCTGCTTTGGAGCGGTTCACATCGTCAAAATGTTTTGTTTCTTCTCTTCCACGATTGGAAATCTGACCGTACTTTGTCAATGCGATAAGCGCTCTGGCAGCCCCTCCCGGGGAGCTGTAGCAGGGAATGCCTCCGTCTTTCAGAATCCTGACAGTCTCTTTCCACTGCTTTTTGTCTGTCATGAGGTTGCAAACCATGGGCTTTCTTTGCAGTTTGTTGACTTCTACCATCTCTCTGGCAACACTTTCGTTATCTACAAAAAAAGGTGTAACAAAATTTATGTATATGCTGTCTATCCCGTCATCATCCATAAGCGCATCCAATGCAGCCCGGAAATGCCCTGCATTGGCGGTAGCGAGGACATCCACAGGATTGTGGATTGATACTTGCGGTAAGAGCTTGTCTTTCAAAAATGCTGTGGTTTTATCTGAAAGCATTGGTATTGTAAGGCCACCACCGGCGAGCACATCTGTGGCAATCACTGCCGGTCCGCCTGTATTTGTAAGGACACCTACCCGACTACCTTTCGGTACAGGCTGGGCCGCGAAGACAAATGCTGCTTCGCAAAGTTCTGTTTCATCGCGGAAACTGAGAATTCCTGTTTTTTCAAAGATAAGGTCTGTCGTAACATCACGTTTCGCGAGACCGCCGGTGTGGGAAGCAGCCGCCTTAGCGCCCTCTTCTGTTCGTCCTGCTTTCATGGCAAGGATAGGCTTCTTTGCCGCAACCTCCTGCGCAACCTCCAAAAATGCTCCTGCGCAACCTCCAAAAATGCCTTTGGTTCGCGAAGTCCCTCAAAATACAGGACAATTACTTTTGTTCCGTCATCGTTGCCATAGTATTTAATGATCTCCGGTATTGAAACATCACAGGCATTCCCGTTGGATGCGTACATCCTGGTACCTACACCCATCTCGGCAAAAGTCTGGTGAATCAATTCCGCAACACCTCCGCTTAGGGCCACAATCGAGATAGCCCCTGCATCCGGTTTTGTGAATGTAAAGTTACAGTAGGCCCTTGCTTCAGGGTCTGTATTGATGATCCCCTGACAATTCGGTCCAAATATTCTGATGCCGTTTTTTTTCGCCCTGACAATACAGTCTTCCTCAATAGCCGCACCAACAGGGCCGATTTCTGTAAAACCTCCGCTGTTGAGTATGACAAACTTAACACCCTTGCTGCCGCAGTCTTCAATGGCTTGGGGTACAGCAGGGGCGGCTATTGCCATATGCACAACATCAACATCTGTAGGGACATCGAGAATGGATTTGTATGCCTTAACACCCCAGATTTCATCTAATTTCGGGTTTATCGGGTAAATTTGTCCTTTAAAACCAAAATCCAGTAAGTTTTTGATGATTCTGTTACCGAGGTTAAGCTCCTTGCCGGAAGCGCCAACAACAGCCACTGCATTAGGTTTGAATAATGCGTCTAACATGATTTACTCTCCTTTTGTTTTGTTTTTTTATTTTATTTCCTTTATATCCATTCCAATATCCTCTTCATTTATCCGGATCACCTCTCTTCGCATAATCCTTGAACAATAATAAAAAAGGCCCTGTACGGTTAATATCCGCACAGGGCCTTGTCAAAATACAGGACTACAGGCCTATGGCGAACCTCTCCAATAGTAATAGTAGTAATAAGATTCGGTTTTGAAAGACTTATTTTTTAATGTCACAAAGAACTCCATATTAAATCCAGTGTCTCATGTCTGCTCTCCTGCTAAACAATCAAAACAGCATAAAAAAAGCCGCAGGCTTTACTGCCTGCGGCTTCCTATCGTAAAATATCCGATCAATATGCAGGCAGATTTCTCCCCTTGGTGTAATAATAATAGTAATAATAATAAACCTGCATAAATTGATTATGTTTCATTTTCCATCCAGTATATTTATTAATACATTCAATTTATTAGATTCTCTTTTCTTTGTCAAGTAAATAATCCTGTAATGCTAAAAGTTTTACATCATTAACTCAATTGTTTTTCTTGATTTATTCTTCTTCAACCTATAAATTAGAATTCATTGAGGAGATGGATTTATGCCGATATTCATAAATGTGCCCTATAATATGGTTGCCGCGAACATTAAAAGGATTGTTGAGTTTAAAATGGGCGTTGAGATATATGCAAACAATGATGTGATTGATGACTTTGACATGGGCAGTGTCCGGGAGTTAAATGGAATGCTTCAAGATAACGGCATCACCTGCACAGTCCATGCGCCTTACAAGGATTTGTGCCCTGGCGGTTTTGATAAAAAAATCAAGGCAATATCGAAGGATAAGATTAAAAAATCAGTTGAAATGGCAAATGTGCTCCATGCAAAAAATATTGTCTGCCACCCCGGCTATGATAAATGGCGTTTTGACCATAATGAGCAACAATGGCTCGACAGCAGCCTTGAAACATGGACGGAAATTTTGAAAGAAGCGGATGATGGGCTTATGGTAACCCTTGAAAACATCTTCGAAGAAACCCCTTCAACCTTTCTTGCCATCTTCCGTTATTTCAAGGATAAGAATCTCTATTTTTGCTTTGATTCAGGTCATTTCAATCTCTTTTTCACTGTATCGCTTGATGGCTGGCTGACGCCGCTTAAGGACCGCATCAGGGAAATGCACCTCCACGACAATCATGGAAGCACGGATGAGCACCTCCCAATAGGAAGAGGGACATTCCCCTTCCGTGAGTTAAAAACCTTCTTGAGACATACTAATGGAGAGATCATCTACACCGCGGAAATAGCCAGCGAGTCGCATGTTGGGGAAAGCATTAAAAACGCAAAGGAGTTTTTATCATAAATATGGCACATAGAATAGAAGTCGCATACAAAGAAGGTGTACGGGACGTTCCAGGCGATAAGCTGAAGAAAAGGATAAAAACAGACCTCGGAATAGACGTTGTCAACGCCAGCGTAGTGGACGTTTATACGATTGACACTGATCTGGATGTTGATATTGTCAAAATTCTGAAAACGGATGTCTTTGTGGACCCCGTTATCCAGGAGGGATATCTTGATGAGGCCGTGCCTGTTTCCGGCGACTGGATTATTGAGGTGGGATTCAAGCCCGGTGTTACCGACAATGTGGGCAGGACCGCAAAAGAAGTAATTGAAGCGCTTTCAGGACATAAATTCAAAGAAAACGAGGGCGTTTTTACCTCGCGCATGTATTTTTTAAAAGGGGAACTTGAAGAAAATCAAATTATAACAATCGCCGAGGGCATGCTTGCTAATACAGTCATAAACAGATACGCCTATAAAAACGCTGCCCGATATGAAAAAGACAACGGCATGGGCATATACATCCCCAAGGTCAGAGTTGAGCATGAACCCGCAGTTGAGACCTTCGATTTGTCAACAGGTATTGAAGAGATGATGAAGATAAACAGGGAAAGGACATGGGCTCTTTCCCGTGATGAACTTATTATTATTCAAAAATATTTTCTCAGAAATGAGATTATTGAAGAGCGAAAAGGCATGGGGCTTTCCGCCTCGCCTACCGATGTGGAGATGGAAGTCCTTGCCCAGACATGGTCTGAACATTGCAAACATAAAATATTTAATGCCCGGATAGAATATGAAGAAGACGGAAATGTTGAAACAATAGACAGCATTTTCAAAACATATATTATGGATTCAACGGAAATGATACGGAAACAGAAGGGTAGAAAAGACTTCTGTCTATCCGTTTTTAAAGACAATGCCGGAGTCATACGATTCAACAGAAAATATAACCTTGCCTATAAAGTGGAAACACACAATACCCCTTCAGCCCTTGACCCTTATGGCGGAGCGCTGACCGGAATAGTAGGCGTCAACAGAGACCCCTTCGGCACCGGAAAAGGAGCAAAACTCATTTTCAATACGGATATATTTTGTTTTGCTTCCCCTGATTACAAAGGCACAGTGCCTCCAAGACTCCTTCACCCCAAAAGGGTTCTCGAGGGCGTTCGTGAGGGCGTTGAACACGGCGGAAATAAAAGCGGCATACCTACAGTAAATGGTTGCCTTGTCTTTGACGAAGGTTATCTCGGCAAGCCACTTGTTTATTGCGGAACATGCGGGATAATGCCTCGTACAATAAAAGGGGAGCCCAGTTATATCAAGAAAGCGCTGAAAGGCGACGCCATCATCATGGTAGGTGGAAGAATCGGTAAAGACGGCATTCACGGCGCCACATTTTCATCGGAAGAATTGTCTGAAGCATCGCCCACAAGCGCGGTTCAGATCGGCGACCCCATTACACAGAAAAGGATGACCGATTTTCTCCTCATTGCACGGGATATGGATTTATATACTGCTATTACCGATAACGGCGCAGGCGGTCTTTCCTCTTCCATCGGTGAAATGGCAGAGGACACAAACGGATGCATTGTACATATTGACAAAGCGCCTCTCAAGTACCATGGGCTTTCCCCCTGGGAAATACTTCTCTCAGAGGCACAGGAGAGGATGACCGTTGCGGTAAATCCTGAAAAGCTTGCCACGTTTATGGAACTTTCCGAAAAGATGAATGTAGAATCTACTATACTCGGAGAGTTTACCGACACCGGTAAGTTTCATGTTCTCTATAACGGAAAAACCGTTGCTTATATAAATATGGAATTCCTCCACAAAGGCCTCCCAAAAATGACCCTGCCGGCAAAATGGGAGAGAAAAATCATTGATGAGGAGCCTGTCAGAGAACCTGAGGACTACGGCAAAACCCTGATTTCCATGCTCAAACACTGGAACATATGCAGCAAAGAGTACGTTGTGCGGCAGTATGACCACGAAGTGCAGGGAGGAAGTGTGGTCAAGCCTCTTACCGGTAAATACAACAACGGCCCCAGCGATGCGGGAGTTGTGAGACCCGACCTTGAGAGTATGGAAGGGATCGTGGCAAGTCACGGCATATGCCCTAAATACAGCAAATTCGACACTTATCATATGGTTGCCTGCGCAATCGATGAAGCGATCCGGAACAATATTGCGACAGGGGGCTCTCTGGAGAAAATGGCTCTCATCGATAATTTCTGCTGGTCAGACCCGGTTCAGACTGAAAGAAATCCTGAAGGTTCATATAAACTTGCCCAGCTTGTAAGGGCAAACAAGGCGCTCTACGATTACACAACGCTCTTCGGCACACCCTGCATATCAGGGAAAGACAGCATGAAAAACGATTACATATTCAATGAAATAAAAATTTCCATCCCTCAGACAGTGCTCATATCTGCCATTTCCGTAATCAATGATGTGAGAAAGGCTGTTACGATGGATTTCAAGAATGACGGCGATCTGATCATTGTTGTTGGGAAAACATACGCTGAAATGGGCGGCTCGGAATATCTCTCTCTTTGCGGCCGTCACGGCAATATCCCGCCCAGGGTGCGCGGGCAGGATGCAAAGAAGCTATTTAAAGCTTTAGAAAAAGCAATCAAATCCGGCATTATAAAATCCTGCCACGATATTTCCGACGGCGGAATCGCCTGCGCCCTCGCAGAAAGCTCCT from Pseudomonadota bacterium includes the following:
- the recQ gene encoding DNA helicase RecQ; the protein is MTEPVKPFYNELSPKEVLRACFGYDTFREHQEEAIQCLVSGEDAFALMPTGSGKSICYQIPAMIRPGICIVISPLIALMQDQVDNIQQLGVRAGFLNSTQNYQEASVIEGKMLSGELDLLYVAPERLVTESFMRLLGQVKIALFAIDEAHCVSQWGHDFRPEYLKLSILPEEFPRVPRIALTATADEITRKEIIEKLHLEKARHFISSFDRPNINYRVEVKQKEKLQLLEFLNSEHPGDSGIIYCMTRKKVEEIAKFLSDKGLTALPYHAGLDRKARFRNQRRFFRDDGVIMVATIAFGMGIDKPDIRFVAHLNLPKTLESYYQETGRAGRDGEKADAWMIYSLADVIILRQMLETSEGDEQFKRIQMTKMEAMLGYCETTKCRRQVLLNYFGEERSQPCGNCDVCEGRVETWDGTLVAQKALSCVYRTGQMFGSLHIIDVLLGKDSEKIRHFGHDRVSTFGIGKELTETEWKSVLRQLVAAGMLKVDIGGKGGFQLSPVCRPVIRGEKVFELRRDPVPVRKKAKITIEKGRIVIKKEKDSILPEMYQDELWEKLRLLRLEIARS
- a CDS encoding acetate--CoA ligase family protein, which codes for MEVAQEVAAKKPILAMKAGRTEEGAKAAASHTGGLAKRDVTTDLIFEKTGILSFRDETELCEAAFVFAAQPVPKGSRVGVLTNTGGPAVIATDVLAGGGLTIPMLSDKTTAFLKDKLLPQVSIHNPVDVLATANAGHFRAALDALMDDDGIDSIYINFVTPFFVDNESVAREMVEVNKLQRKPMVCNLMTDKKQWKETVRILKDGGIPCYSSPGGAARALIALTKYGQISNRGREETKHFDDVNRSKAEEILTNAKNSGCKVLPASDVYGILNAYGIPVADWRMADNAEEAEKAANEIGFPVVVKADSESIIRKSDEGGVVVDLKDAATVSSAVKEMAKKFKAPDLKFFIQKYIPGGKEFIIGAKAEDGLGHLIMFGIGGIYVEIFKDVAFKLSPVTDSGAKEMLSSLNAAPLLKGVRGEKGVDEEKIIEIIQRISQMVSELPAIKEIDLNPVMAFEDRVLAVDARMLL
- a CDS encoding CoA-binding protein → MLDALFKPNAVAVVGASGKELNLGNRIIKNLLDFGFKGQIYPINPKLDEIWGVKAYKSILDVPTDVDVVHMAIAAPAVPQAIEDCGSKGVKFVILNSGGFTEIGPVGAAIEEDCIVRAKKNGIRIFGPNCQGIINTDPEARAYCNFTFTKPDAGAISIVALSGGVAELIHQTFAEMGVGTRMYASNGNACDVSIPEIIKYYGNDDGTKVIVLYFEGLREPKAFLEVAQEHFWRLRRRLRQRSLSLP
- a CDS encoding sugar phosphate isomerase/epimerase; protein product: MPIFINVPYNMVAANIKRIVEFKMGVEIYANNDVIDDFDMGSVRELNGMLQDNGITCTVHAPYKDLCPGGFDKKIKAISKDKIKKSVEMANVLHAKNIVCHPGYDKWRFDHNEQQWLDSSLETWTEILKEADDGLMVTLENIFEETPSTFLAIFRYFKDKNLYFCFDSGHFNLFFTVSLDGWLTPLKDRIREMHLHDNHGSTDEHLPIGRGTFPFRELKTFLRHTNGEIIYTAEIASESHVGESIKNAKEFLS
- the purL gene encoding phosphoribosylformylglycinamidine synthase subunit PurL; translation: MAHRIEVAYKEGVRDVPGDKLKKRIKTDLGIDVVNASVVDVYTIDTDLDVDIVKILKTDVFVDPVIQEGYLDEAVPVSGDWIIEVGFKPGVTDNVGRTAKEVIEALSGHKFKENEGVFTSRMYFLKGELEENQIITIAEGMLANTVINRYAYKNAARYEKDNGMGIYIPKVRVEHEPAVETFDLSTGIEEMMKINRERTWALSRDELIIIQKYFLRNEIIEERKGMGLSASPTDVEMEVLAQTWSEHCKHKIFNARIEYEEDGNVETIDSIFKTYIMDSTEMIRKQKGRKDFCLSVFKDNAGVIRFNRKYNLAYKVETHNTPSALDPYGGALTGIVGVNRDPFGTGKGAKLIFNTDIFCFASPDYKGTVPPRLLHPKRVLEGVREGVEHGGNKSGIPTVNGCLVFDEGYLGKPLVYCGTCGIMPRTIKGEPSYIKKALKGDAIIMVGGRIGKDGIHGATFSSEELSEASPTSAVQIGDPITQKRMTDFLLIARDMDLYTAITDNGAGGLSSSIGEMAEDTNGCIVHIDKAPLKYHGLSPWEILLSEAQERMTVAVNPEKLATFMELSEKMNVESTILGEFTDTGKFHVLYNGKTVAYINMEFLHKGLPKMTLPAKWERKIIDEEPVREPEDYGKTLISMLKHWNICSKEYVVRQYDHEVQGGSVVKPLTGKYNNGPSDAGVVRPDLESMEGIVASHGICPKYSKFDTYHMVACAIDEAIRNNIATGGSLEKMALIDNFCWSDPVQTERNPEGSYKLAQLVRANKALYDYTTLFGTPCISGKDSMKNDYIFNEIKISIPQTVLISAISVINDVRKAVTMDFKNDGDLIIVVGKTYAEMGGSEYLSLCGRHGNIPPRVRGQDAKKLFKALEKAIKSGIIKSCHDISDGGIACALAESSFAGGFGVEVDLSSVPATGIFRDDFLLFSESQSRFIASISEDDLEKFKTLFRKIEFAVIGKVRSDEKFLIRGMNNNTIIDTDINSLRDAWQLPFKEQFDN